In a single window of the Streptomyces sp. NBC_00285 genome:
- a CDS encoding peptidoglycan-binding domain-containing protein, producing the protein MPTPSDRGVPPDKRPIEPIVVLRPRRTDALAELLKDLPPRGAVGYESIALPGPQPGAEDATEELPPVRDRGRARARDIPRGRVPGLRRTAIATAVTAAAVIGFGCALLFVGRGESAAEAAPQASATAPAPASVAPTPSPTASGATDPDGAGTLREGASGPEVTDLQERLLRIPDVYAGGSTSGTYDAALTAAVARFQLWYGIRGDESGVYGNDTRRDLESRTGG; encoded by the coding sequence ATGCCCACGCCGTCCGACCGAGGGGTGCCGCCGGACAAGCGGCCCATCGAACCCATCGTGGTGCTGCGCCCGCGCCGCACCGACGCGCTCGCCGAACTGCTCAAGGACCTGCCGCCCCGAGGCGCCGTCGGCTACGAGTCCATCGCGCTGCCCGGCCCGCAGCCGGGAGCGGAGGACGCGACCGAGGAGCTGCCGCCCGTCAGGGACCGCGGCCGCGCCCGCGCCCGCGACATTCCCCGCGGACGGGTGCCGGGGCTGCGCCGAACGGCGATCGCGACGGCCGTTACCGCGGCCGCGGTGATCGGCTTCGGCTGTGCGCTGCTGTTCGTCGGGCGAGGAGAGAGCGCCGCCGAGGCCGCTCCCCAAGCCTCCGCCACCGCCCCCGCCCCCGCCTCGGTAGCCCCCACCCCCAGTCCGACCGCGTCCGGCGCCACCGACCCCGACGGCGCCGGCACCCTCCGCGAGGGGGCGAGCGGCCCCGAGGTGACCGACCTCCAGGAACGCCTGCTGCGCATACCTGACGTCTACGCCGGCGGATCGACGTCCGGCACCTACGACGCGGCCCTGACCGCGGCCGTGGCCCGCTTCCAGCTCTGGTACGGCATCCGTGGCGACGAGAGCGGTGTGTACGGGAACGACACCCGGCGTGACCTGGAGTCCCGTACGGGCGGCTGA
- a CDS encoding SpoIIE family protein phosphatase, producing MAALAKVVARQRAEMDRLRDQAATEAVLERAKGVLMALSGCTPDAAGEDLQRRAKAANRTLIEECWITLGSLVPPLPGADPSATPLSAVPAPAGPQTVRPVAAGRDTSDTDDGFAVLARLGRSLAHVVSPHDLAGCLLEELAAEVDADALLIFRSRPTGGLSLIGHAGVDDTLATQWAQVPPLSGITALEALRAREPYWLEDFATDREKFLLIGDPPERWLSRAWLPVPTGDGAEVCIGILRTRSGPFSPRVRQLLSAVVRLCAGWLRSLGTRPERSTAAAAAATQPVFDSLPGSAMLLTPLRGPSGEVEDYRIDAATRQAVDVVGRTGRQLLGRRILECFPSMADEALWQGCLRTLTTGEPFEGEPFAHQEVVDGTAELSTYAVHSARLGGALVVTWVRQDSSDRQEQRLADVQRLGNLGWASWNLVTDEGSWSSQAFLVLNRDPALGPVRLADLPELALPEDAPMLARAVRELVRTGRQFDIPFRVRSGTEVRHLRMVAEVVTDAEDRPVEVHGFVQDLTAQRSAELALVESEAAIVTQHGVLRAERSLAARLQHALLPLPTRPVNLAGLRVEVAYLPAESGIHVGGDWFSAIELPDGDALFVVGDVAGHGIDAVATMAQLRFTAKGMVITGSSLTGALTRLNTLLLHSRDSHGTATMVLARYDPDERCLVWAQAGHPPPLLVRGGQVQYLDRPVGMLLGACSDPDFEEARCVLEPGDRVLLYTDGLVERPSEGIDPGLERLAAAVAAHHSTDPGSLAPLLASVLDGDGRDDVCVVDIRVPDVPD from the coding sequence ATGGCCGCGCTGGCCAAGGTCGTGGCCAGACAACGTGCCGAAATGGACCGGTTGCGGGACCAGGCCGCCACCGAGGCGGTACTGGAGCGGGCCAAGGGTGTCCTCATGGCGCTCAGCGGCTGCACTCCGGACGCGGCGGGTGAGGATCTGCAGCGGCGCGCCAAGGCCGCCAACCGCACCCTGATCGAGGAGTGCTGGATCACCCTCGGCTCCCTGGTGCCCCCACTGCCCGGCGCCGATCCTTCCGCCACCCCCCTGTCCGCCGTCCCCGCACCTGCCGGTCCGCAGACCGTCCGGCCGGTCGCCGCCGGCCGGGACACTTCCGACACGGACGACGGCTTCGCCGTGCTCGCCCGTCTCGGCAGGTCCCTCGCGCACGTCGTCTCACCCCACGACCTGGCCGGCTGCCTGCTGGAGGAGCTCGCGGCGGAGGTCGACGCCGACGCACTCCTCATCTTCCGGTCCCGGCCCACGGGCGGACTCTCACTGATCGGTCACGCCGGCGTCGACGACACCCTGGCCACCCAATGGGCCCAGGTCCCCCCGCTGAGTGGCATCACCGCGCTTGAGGCTCTCCGCGCGCGGGAGCCCTACTGGCTGGAGGACTTCGCGACCGACCGGGAGAAGTTCCTGCTCATCGGCGACCCGCCCGAGCGCTGGCTGTCCCGCGCCTGGCTGCCGGTGCCGACCGGCGACGGGGCCGAGGTATGCATCGGGATCCTGCGCACCCGGAGCGGACCGTTCTCGCCACGGGTCCGGCAGCTCCTGTCGGCCGTCGTCCGGCTGTGCGCCGGCTGGCTGCGGTCCCTCGGCACCCGCCCGGAACGCAGCACAGCTGCCGCTGCCGCCGCCACGCAACCCGTCTTCGACTCGCTGCCGGGCTCGGCGATGCTGCTCACACCACTGCGCGGCCCGTCGGGTGAGGTCGAGGACTACCGCATCGACGCCGCCACCAGGCAAGCGGTGGACGTCGTCGGCCGCACCGGCAGGCAGCTGCTCGGCCGGCGGATCTTGGAGTGCTTCCCGAGCATGGCGGACGAGGCACTGTGGCAGGGCTGTCTGCGCACCCTGACCACCGGGGAACCCTTCGAGGGCGAGCCCTTCGCCCACCAGGAGGTCGTGGACGGCACCGCCGAACTGTCCACGTACGCGGTGCACTCGGCCCGGCTGGGCGGTGCCCTGGTCGTCACCTGGGTCCGGCAGGACTCCTCCGACCGGCAGGAGCAGCGCCTGGCGGACGTACAGCGGTTGGGGAACCTGGGCTGGGCGAGCTGGAACCTGGTCACCGACGAGGGCAGCTGGTCCTCCCAGGCCTTCCTGGTGCTGAACCGGGACCCCGCGCTGGGGCCGGTCCGCCTCGCCGACCTGCCGGAGCTCGCGCTGCCCGAGGACGCTCCGATGCTGGCCCGGGCCGTGCGCGAACTCGTGCGCACGGGGCGGCAGTTCGACATCCCGTTCCGGGTCAGGTCGGGGACCGAGGTCCGTCATCTGCGGATGGTCGCCGAGGTGGTGACGGACGCCGAGGACAGACCCGTCGAAGTGCACGGCTTCGTCCAGGACCTCACCGCGCAGCGCAGCGCCGAACTCGCCCTCGTCGAGAGCGAGGCGGCGATCGTGACCCAGCACGGCGTGCTGCGCGCGGAACGCTCCCTGGCAGCCCGGCTCCAGCACGCGCTTCTGCCCCTGCCCACCCGTCCGGTGAACCTCGCCGGACTGCGGGTGGAAGTGGCCTATCTGCCGGCCGAGTCGGGGATCCACGTCGGCGGTGACTGGTTCAGCGCCATCGAACTGCCCGACGGTGACGCCCTGTTCGTGGTCGGTGATGTCGCCGGGCACGGCATCGACGCCGTGGCCACGATGGCCCAACTGCGCTTCACCGCGAAGGGCATGGTCATCACCGGTTCGTCACTGACGGGGGCGCTGACCCGTCTCAACACCCTGCTGTTGCACTCACGCGATTCGCACGGCACCGCGACCATGGTGCTGGCCCGCTACGACCCCGACGAGCGCTGCCTGGTGTGGGCCCAGGCCGGTCATCCGCCACCGCTGCTGGTGCGCGGCGGACAGGTGCAGTATCTCGACCGCCCGGTCGGGATGCTGCTGGGGGCGTGCTCCGATCCGGACTTCGAGGAGGCACGCTGCGTCCTGGAACCGGGCGATCGCGTCCTGCTCTACACGGACGGCCTGGTCGAGCGGCCCTCGGAGGGCATCGATCCCGGTCTGGAGCGGCTCGCCGCGGCCGTCGCGGCCCACCACAGCACCGATCCCGGCTCCCTGGCCCCGCTGCTGGCCTCGGTGCTGGACGGCGACGGGCGTGACGACGTCTGCGTCGTGGACATCCGGGTGCCGGACGTGCCGGACTGA
- a CDS encoding TetR family transcriptional regulator: MSSTKPPMRDALVAAAFQLFLERGYEQTTVDDIVALAGVGRRSFFRYFPSKEDVVFPDHERCLTDMTAFLAASDPGCDPLERVCQAVRLVLRMYTENPTFSVQRYRLTKQVPGLRAYELSVVWRYERSFAEYLRGRLKGLHDGTLRADVIAAAVAAAHNNALRSWLRSDGQGDADQAVEHALGYVQAAFGDAAAPAADERPEDVVVIVSRRGAPLWRVVREIESTLDDV, translated from the coding sequence ATGAGCTCCACTAAGCCCCCCATGCGGGACGCGCTGGTCGCGGCCGCCTTCCAGCTGTTCCTGGAACGGGGGTACGAGCAGACCACCGTCGACGACATCGTCGCGCTCGCCGGAGTCGGACGCCGCTCGTTCTTCCGGTACTTCCCCTCCAAGGAGGACGTGGTCTTCCCCGACCACGAGCGCTGCCTGACCGACATGACGGCCTTCCTGGCCGCGAGCGATCCCGGGTGCGACCCGCTCGAACGGGTCTGCCAGGCGGTGCGGCTGGTCCTGCGGATGTACACCGAGAACCCGACCTTCTCCGTGCAGCGCTACCGCCTCACCAAACAGGTGCCCGGCCTGCGCGCCTACGAGCTGTCCGTGGTGTGGCGCTACGAGCGCTCCTTCGCCGAGTACCTGCGCGGACGCCTGAAGGGCCTGCACGACGGGACGCTCCGGGCCGACGTGATCGCCGCCGCCGTGGCCGCCGCGCACAACAACGCCCTGCGTTCCTGGCTGCGCTCGGACGGTCAGGGGGACGCCGATCAGGCGGTGGAGCACGCGCTCGGCTATGTACAGGCGGCCTTCGGGGACGCTGCCGCGCCGGCCGCCGACGAACGGCCCGAGGACGTGGTGGTGATCGTGTCCCGTCGCGGCGCCCCGCTGTGGCGGGTGGTCCGGGAGATCGAGTCCACGCTCGACGACGTCTGA
- a CDS encoding flavin reductase family protein, with protein sequence MDAFLDRLDPDMCVVTAASADGDRAGCLVGFASQCSIRPVRYVVWLSKANRTYRVARTASRLAVHLLTREQRGLAELFGGETGDRTDKFARARWREEPGGAVVLEDAAAWFVGTVVLRTDGGDHVGFVLEPETWGEREGTDGTRLLRLSDATSIPPGHPAD encoded by the coding sequence ATGGACGCCTTCCTCGACCGGCTCGACCCCGACATGTGCGTCGTCACCGCCGCATCCGCTGACGGCGACCGGGCGGGTTGTCTGGTCGGGTTCGCCTCCCAGTGCTCGATCCGGCCCGTGCGGTACGTCGTGTGGCTGTCGAAGGCCAACCGCACCTACCGGGTGGCCCGCACCGCGAGCCGTCTCGCCGTCCATCTGCTCACTCGCGAACAGCGCGGCCTCGCCGAACTGTTCGGAGGGGAGACGGGGGACCGGACGGACAAGTTCGCCCGGGCCCGCTGGCGGGAGGAGCCCGGCGGGGCCGTCGTACTGGAGGACGCGGCGGCCTGGTTCGTCGGTACGGTCGTCCTGCGCACGGACGGCGGCGACCATGTCGGGTTCGTCCTGGAACCGGAAACATGGGGCGAGCGTGAAGGCACCGACGGCACACGGCTGCTGCGGCTCTCCGACGCCACCTCGATCCCGCCCGGGCACCCGGCGGACTGA
- a CDS encoding antibiotic biosynthesis monooxygenase, whose product MSTTDVRRGDPVTTVLTWEVRPGRERDFERWTHGITRCARRFPGNEGVSWLRPEGGHRFHVVLRWSDAHRLTAWLESGERAAWHARIEDIAAELGSERQSTTGLETWFSLPGTTVRSPVRWKMVLTTFLGAFPCTLLIQWLAAPRTAAWPLPLRAAVFPVVLLPVLTYLVMPLLSRLLRRWLYPPPDR is encoded by the coding sequence ATGAGCACCACCGACGTACGGCGCGGCGACCCGGTCACCACGGTTCTCACCTGGGAGGTGCGACCTGGCCGGGAGCGCGACTTCGAACGCTGGACGCACGGCATCACCCGCTGCGCACGACGCTTCCCCGGCAACGAAGGGGTGTCCTGGCTCCGCCCCGAGGGCGGCCACCGCTTCCACGTGGTACTGCGCTGGTCCGACGCGCATCGGCTCACCGCCTGGCTGGAGTCCGGGGAACGGGCGGCCTGGCACGCACGGATCGAGGACATCGCCGCGGAACTCGGCAGCGAACGGCAGTCGACCACGGGGCTGGAGACGTGGTTCAGCCTGCCCGGCACCACGGTGCGGTCCCCGGTCCGCTGGAAGATGGTGCTCACCACGTTCCTCGGCGCCTTCCCCTGCACGCTGCTGATCCAGTGGCTGGCGGCGCCCCGCACGGCGGCCTGGCCGCTGCCGCTGCGGGCCGCGGTGTTCCCGGTGGTGCTGCTGCCGGTGCTGACCTATCTGGTGATGCCACTGCTGAGCCGGCTGCTGCGGAGGTGGCTGTACCCACCGCCGGACCGCTGA
- a CDS encoding Zn-ribbon domain-containing OB-fold protein translates to MYHHSGSIARPAVGSGTGVLDPVAPATNAIQFQRCTWCATTMYHRLLCPVCQGGDLRTERSEGVGTVRHSTVVNRNTPGARNVSLIELAEGFVVRGRVMGPPAAIHSGDRVRMSTAKDPVRAEPVFQLLDEPYRAWS, encoded by the coding sequence GTGTACCACCACTCAGGAAGCATTGCTCGTCCGGCAGTCGGCTCCGGGACGGGCGTGCTCGATCCCGTCGCTCCGGCCACGAACGCGATCCAGTTCCAGCGCTGCACCTGGTGCGCGACGACGATGTACCACCGCCTGCTGTGTCCGGTCTGCCAGGGCGGCGACCTGCGCACGGAGCGCAGCGAGGGCGTGGGCACGGTCCGCCACTCCACGGTGGTGAACCGCAACACCCCCGGCGCGCGCAACGTGTCGCTGATCGAGCTGGCCGAGGGCTTCGTCGTCCGGGGCCGGGTCATGGGTCCGCCTGCCGCGATCCACAGCGGTGACCGGGTGCGGATGTCGACGGCCAAGGACCCGGTCCGCGCCGAGCCGGTCTTCCAGCTGCTCGACGAGCCCTACCGCGCCTGGAGCTGA